From one Streptomyces mobaraensis genomic stretch:
- a CDS encoding cytochrome P450: MNVDLSDPLLYQESDPEPVWARLRAEHPVYRNERPNGEYFWAVMTHRLCTDMLTDPQVFSSENGMRLDSNPKVLAAAAGKMLNVTDPPRHDKIRKVISSAFTPKMVDRLEANMRKTAAKAIENAMAEERCEFTRVAQKLPVSVICDMMGVPEADWDFMVERTRFAWSSTALDETDEAGKVQAHTEILCYFQELAEERRKRPQDDLMSALVCGEIDGSPLTEQEIFYNCDALISGGNETTRHAIVGGLLAFVGNPDQWRMLREDPGLMPSAIQEIIRYTSPVMHALRTARRDVDLGGQPIRAGDHVVAWLPSANRDEEVFTDPERFDILRSPNRHLGFIVGNHYCIGSALAKLELTVMFDELTRRVRTAEITGPVRRLRSNLLWGFDSLPLTFLPNRGSR, translated from the coding sequence ATGAACGTCGATCTGTCGGATCCACTTCTGTACCAGGAATCGGACCCGGAGCCGGTGTGGGCGCGACTGCGCGCCGAGCACCCGGTGTACCGGAACGAGCGACCGAACGGTGAGTACTTCTGGGCCGTGATGACGCATCGCCTCTGCACGGACATGCTCACGGATCCCCAAGTGTTCAGCTCCGAGAACGGCATGAGGCTGGACTCCAATCCGAAAGTGCTGGCTGCGGCGGCGGGAAAGATGCTCAATGTCACCGACCCGCCGCGGCACGACAAGATCCGGAAGGTCATCAGTTCGGCGTTCACGCCCAAAATGGTCGACCGGCTCGAAGCCAACATGCGGAAGACGGCCGCGAAGGCCATTGAGAACGCGATGGCCGAGGAGCGGTGCGAATTCACTCGAGTCGCACAGAAGCTACCGGTTTCGGTGATCTGCGACATGATGGGGGTCCCCGAGGCCGACTGGGACTTCATGGTCGAACGTACCCGTTTCGCCTGGAGCTCCACCGCACTCGACGAAACGGACGAGGCCGGAAAGGTACAGGCCCACACCGAGATTCTCTGCTACTTCCAGGAGTTGGCCGAGGAGCGGAGGAAGCGTCCGCAGGACGATCTCATGAGTGCCTTGGTGTGCGGTGAGATCGACGGATCTCCCCTGACCGAGCAAGAGATCTTCTACAACTGCGATGCCCTGATATCCGGCGGGAACGAGACGACACGGCACGCCATCGTGGGCGGGTTGCTGGCCTTTGTCGGCAATCCGGACCAGTGGCGCATGCTCCGGGAGGATCCCGGCCTGATGCCCTCCGCGATCCAGGAGATCATCCGGTACACCTCCCCCGTCATGCATGCTCTCCGCACCGCCAGGAGGGACGTGGACCTGGGTGGTCAGCCGATTCGTGCGGGTGATCATGTCGTGGCGTGGCTGCCGTCGGCCAATCGCGACGAGGAGGTCTTCACCGACCCGGAACGCTTCGACATCCTGCGCTCCCCGAACCGTCACCTGGGTTTCATCGTGGGAAACCACTACTGCATCGGTTCTGCGCTCGCCAAGCTCGAACTGACCGTCATGTTCGACGAACTCACGCGGCGGGTCCGGACGGCTGAGATCACCGGCCCGGTCCGCCGACTGCGCTCGAATCTCCTATGGGGGTTCGATTCGCTCCCGCTGACGTTCCTCCCGAATCGAGGCAGCCGATGA
- a CDS encoding type III PLP-dependent enzyme domain-containing protein, with protein MDVEVGEAVTKPALSETRWETPAYLYDLAAVRDAHRRLVGSLPDSAGLLYSLKANAHPAVLGQLAALGCQAEVSSSGELRAAVQAGFAADGILYTGPGKSDGAVIRALKAGVRQFSVDSPHALDQLDRLGRAEGTRVCALLRVNPPVPPAGAGLAMTGGPSQFGVDLSWVLERPWLFESREYADLMGMHLYMGSNLTQVTTLLAMFRYGLDVVRQVETALGRRLHMVDLGGGFGAPYAVHGELPRFDALKSRLDALLKEELSGWQEGERRVVFESGRYLSASCGRLLTSVLDVKHSHGRRVVVLDSGVHHLGGMSGLGKEAQIEPQFQCDQEPHALTGGDGSEETIVAGPLCHPLDVWTRNARLPEVAIGDVVTVPNVGAYGLQAALALFHLHPMPLEVVLDGEREITRGRLFLGRGRSAR; from the coding sequence AGGTCGGGGAAGCAGTGACGAAACCGGCGTTATCCGAAACCCGATGGGAAACACCGGCCTACCTTTACGACCTGGCCGCCGTGAGGGACGCCCACCGCCGGCTCGTGGGTTCACTGCCCGACTCCGCCGGGCTGCTCTACTCCCTCAAGGCCAACGCACATCCCGCCGTTCTCGGCCAACTGGCAGCGCTCGGCTGTCAGGCCGAGGTCAGTTCCTCCGGTGAACTGCGGGCCGCCGTCCAAGCCGGCTTCGCTGCCGACGGCATCCTCTACACAGGCCCCGGCAAAAGCGACGGGGCGGTAATCCGTGCTCTCAAGGCGGGTGTCAGGCAGTTCTCCGTCGATTCTCCGCATGCCCTGGACCAGCTCGACCGACTGGGCCGGGCCGAAGGCACGCGTGTCTGTGCGCTGTTACGGGTCAACCCGCCCGTTCCACCGGCGGGGGCCGGGCTCGCGATGACCGGCGGTCCCTCCCAGTTCGGCGTCGATCTGTCCTGGGTACTGGAACGACCCTGGCTCTTCGAGAGCCGGGAGTACGCGGATCTGATGGGCATGCACCTCTACATGGGCAGCAACCTAACCCAGGTGACAACACTGCTCGCGATGTTCCGCTACGGGCTCGATGTCGTGCGGCAGGTCGAGACGGCACTCGGTCGTCGGCTCCACATGGTCGATCTCGGCGGAGGCTTCGGCGCACCGTACGCCGTCCATGGCGAGCTGCCGCGGTTCGACGCACTGAAGAGCCGGCTCGACGCTCTGCTCAAGGAAGAACTTTCCGGCTGGCAGGAAGGTGAGCGGCGGGTCGTTTTCGAGTCGGGCCGGTATCTTTCGGCGAGTTGCGGTCGGCTGCTGACCAGTGTGCTGGACGTGAAGCACTCCCACGGGCGGCGCGTCGTTGTCCTGGACTCCGGCGTCCATCACCTCGGAGGGATGTCAGGGCTCGGTAAAGAAGCACAGATCGAGCCGCAGTTCCAGTGCGATCAGGAGCCCCACGCCCTCACCGGCGGGGACGGATCCGAAGAAACCATCGTCGCCGGTCCGCTCTGTCACCCGCTGGACGTCTGGACCAGGAATGCTCGACTTCCTGAGGTGGCCATCGGAGACGTGGTGACGGTGCCGAACGTCGGCGCTTACGGCCTGCAGGCGGCGCTGGCCCTGTTCCACCTCCACCCCATGCCTCTCGAGGTAGTGCTCGACGGGGAACGGGAGATCACCCGCGGCAGGCTGTTCCTGGGCCGGGGCCGGAGCGCGCGTTGA
- a CDS encoding Gfo/Idh/MocA family protein produces MFRVRVGVVGCGMIAQLVHLPYLRALVDRFDIVALCDRSFDLAQSVAEHFRVPNVYAAVEDMLAKTPGLDAVVVLTPDHRDPVLAALERGKHVFTEKPLGHTIAEIEEVIAAAHRTGSKVMVGYMKRYDSGVRRGLEEIARIVRPTMARIHIVVGPEYGNWIIPELTRIKRADGSSPTGRQDERRRRVDLEFGSTSSGALEAYMDMFGVWSHDVNVYRAAYPAMPDSIKAHCSPDGKTLTASLRYADGFQCVFQGSSTSIHRFEESLTVWGSDRTVTLDISNPFLPNAPSTVRIWRDEPAADTGAGRGAALEEVITGSYEEAFRAQLAHFHDCVTSPGLHPLTSAHEALMDTRLMIDIVRAADERP; encoded by the coding sequence ATGTTCCGTGTCCGTGTGGGGGTAGTGGGCTGCGGGATGATCGCGCAGCTGGTGCACCTCCCTTACCTGAGGGCATTGGTCGACCGCTTCGACATCGTGGCGCTCTGCGACCGCTCATTCGACCTGGCACAGTCGGTGGCCGAACACTTCCGGGTCCCGAACGTCTACGCCGCCGTCGAGGACATGCTGGCGAAGACACCCGGGTTGGATGCCGTCGTCGTCCTCACGCCCGACCACAGGGATCCGGTGCTTGCCGCGCTGGAGCGTGGCAAGCACGTGTTCACCGAGAAACCCCTCGGTCACACCATCGCGGAAATCGAGGAAGTGATCGCCGCGGCCCACCGTACGGGGTCCAAGGTCATGGTGGGCTACATGAAGCGGTACGACAGCGGTGTCCGCCGCGGCCTCGAAGAAATCGCGCGGATCGTGCGACCCACCATGGCGAGAATCCACATCGTGGTAGGACCCGAGTACGGAAACTGGATCATCCCCGAACTCACCCGGATCAAGCGCGCCGATGGCTCTTCCCCCACGGGACGACAGGATGAGCGACGCCGCCGGGTCGACCTGGAGTTCGGCAGCACCTCGTCCGGAGCACTGGAAGCCTATATGGACATGTTCGGGGTGTGGAGTCATGACGTGAACGTCTATCGAGCTGCTTACCCCGCCATGCCCGACTCCATAAAGGCGCACTGCTCGCCGGACGGCAAGACGCTCACCGCCTCACTCCGGTACGCCGACGGGTTTCAGTGCGTCTTCCAGGGTTCGTCCACCTCGATCCACCGGTTCGAGGAGAGTCTCACCGTATGGGGCTCGGACCGTACGGTGACGCTGGACATCTCCAACCCTTTCCTGCCCAACGCACCGTCGACCGTGCGGATCTGGCGGGACGAGCCGGCAGCGGACACGGGTGCTGGGAGGGGAGCGGCTCTGGAAGAGGTCATCACGGGGTCCTACGAGGAGGCGTTCAGAGCACAGCTCGCGCATTTCCACGACTGCGTCACCTCGCCGGGACTGCATCCCCTCACCAGCGCGCACGAAGCGCTGATGGACACGCGCTTGATGATCGACATCGTGCGGGCAGCAGATGAACGGCCGTAG
- a CDS encoding zinc-dependent alcohol dehydrogenase family protein — protein sequence MRATLIHASGDVRLERLPDPKILKRTDAVIRTVATCVCGTDLWAYRGVSAVDEPRLIGHEYVGIVEETGSEVSSVKPGQFVIGSFFASDNTCPHCRAGYQSSCLDREFISGCQAEYVRVPLADGTLVALDGQPDEEHIPSLLTLSDVMGTGWYAAVAARIKPGDTVAVVGDGAVGQSAVIAAGELGAERIIIMSRHASRQRLALAFGATDVVADRGDMGVAQIKGLTGGVGADAVLECVGTAESMRQAIRSTRPGGNAAFVGVPHGVQIDGRELFDSHVALRGGPAPVRRFLPHLIERVLDGRINPGKVFDLVLPLDQVAEGYQAMDERRAVKALLLP from the coding sequence ATGCGAGCCACGCTCATCCATGCCTCCGGCGACGTCCGGCTGGAGAGGCTTCCCGATCCGAAAATCCTCAAGCGAACCGACGCGGTGATCCGCACCGTCGCCACGTGCGTGTGTGGAACCGACCTGTGGGCGTACCGCGGCGTCAGTGCCGTCGACGAGCCGCGCTTGATCGGCCACGAATACGTCGGCATCGTCGAGGAAACCGGCAGTGAGGTCAGCAGCGTCAAGCCCGGCCAGTTCGTCATCGGATCGTTCTTCGCTTCTGACAACACCTGCCCTCACTGCCGGGCGGGGTACCAGTCGTCCTGCCTCGATCGCGAGTTCATCAGCGGCTGTCAGGCGGAGTACGTCCGTGTCCCGCTGGCCGATGGCACCCTGGTGGCGCTCGACGGACAGCCGGACGAAGAACATATCCCCAGCTTGCTCACCCTCTCCGATGTCATGGGCACCGGCTGGTACGCAGCGGTGGCCGCTCGGATCAAGCCCGGCGACACCGTCGCCGTTGTGGGTGATGGTGCGGTAGGCCAGTCGGCTGTGATCGCCGCCGGAGAGCTTGGTGCCGAGCGGATCATCATCATGAGCCGTCATGCCTCCCGTCAGAGGCTGGCTCTCGCATTCGGCGCCACCGATGTGGTGGCCGATCGCGGAGACATGGGCGTGGCACAAATCAAGGGACTCACCGGGGGCGTTGGTGCCGACGCGGTGCTCGAGTGTGTCGGCACAGCCGAGTCGATGCGGCAGGCCATTCGTTCCACTCGCCCCGGCGGGAACGCCGCATTCGTCGGTGTTCCGCACGGTGTGCAGATCGACGGCAGGGAATTGTTCGACTCACACGTTGCCCTGCGCGGGGGCCCGGCCCCAGTACGCCGCTTCTTGCCTCACCTGATCGAGCGGGTCCTCGACGGCCGCATCAACCCGGGCAAGGTGTTCGACCTCGTCCTCCCCCTCGACCAGGTCGCCGAGGGCTATCAGGCCATGGATGAACGGCGCGCTGTCAAGGCATTACTGCTCCCCTGA
- a CDS encoding TetR/AcrR family transcriptional regulator: protein MARLTRAQQQERTRAAVLVAARQEFAERGFAEARIDRIAERAELTRGAVYSNFTGKRALYLAVLVDAVERARDAAEPPAASPDSVGQALGSFARVWLERLPFLGDTPGSGHLQLRSLSGVLDTEPARAALAELVRFEALLLALALEPRSAVRAGTVRPAGLALTLLHGAAGLAENAPGVGDPFDLARAAEHLGDIALGDTPEPPHLPYITPARSTATPWTPPGGLRDEITDGPVDLGADGVVAVLGVGRLSAAEDVMRSARPDDEVTIVVVTSDPAETGRLARLRIVDLVGCLRRVFPPDRLPRARVVLDDTGTVPAALGHPSPDDRTELAVRIRDGLITGHATGPGAGHAAARHHSPDPGPGSTRNSARWPRR, encoded by the coding sequence ATGGCGAGACTGACCCGCGCACAGCAACAGGAGCGGACCCGCGCGGCGGTGCTGGTCGCGGCACGGCAGGAGTTCGCCGAACGCGGCTTCGCCGAGGCCAGGATCGACCGCATCGCCGAGCGGGCCGAACTGACCAGGGGGGCGGTCTACTCCAACTTCACCGGCAAGCGCGCGCTCTACCTCGCGGTATTGGTCGACGCCGTCGAACGGGCCCGGGACGCCGCCGAACCCCCGGCCGCGTCCCCTGACTCCGTCGGACAGGCGCTCGGCTCGTTCGCCCGGGTATGGCTCGAAAGACTCCCCTTCCTCGGCGACACCCCGGGGAGCGGCCACCTCCAGCTGCGCTCGCTGTCCGGAGTGCTGGACACCGAGCCGGCCCGGGCCGCGCTCGCGGAACTCGTCCGGTTCGAGGCGCTGTTGCTCGCGCTGGCACTCGAGCCGCGTTCCGCCGTACGCGCCGGCACCGTGCGCCCCGCCGGACTGGCCCTGACCCTGCTCCACGGCGCGGCCGGCCTCGCGGAGAACGCCCCCGGCGTCGGCGACCCCTTCGACCTGGCGCGCGCGGCCGAACATCTCGGGGATATCGCCCTCGGCGACACCCCGGAGCCGCCGCACCTGCCCTACATCACTCCGGCGCGCTCGACCGCGACCCCATGGACGCCGCCGGGCGGCCTGCGCGACGAGATCACCGACGGGCCGGTCGACCTCGGCGCCGACGGAGTGGTCGCCGTGCTGGGCGTGGGGCGCCTGTCCGCGGCCGAGGACGTGATGCGCTCGGCGCGGCCGGACGACGAGGTGACGATCGTCGTCGTCACCAGCGACCCCGCCGAGACCGGCCGACTGGCCCGGCTCCGGATCGTGGACCTCGTCGGCTGCCTGCGCCGAGTGTTCCCGCCCGACCGGCTGCCCCGGGCCCGCGTCGTGCTCGACGACACCGGCACGGTCCCGGCAGCCCTCGGCCACCCCTCACCCGACGACCGCACCGAGCTCGCCGTCCGGATCCGCGACGGCCTGATCACCGGCCACGCCACCGGCCCCGGCGCGGGCCACGCCGCGGCCCGCCACCACTCCCCCGACCCCGGGCCGGGCTCGACGCGGAACTCTGCCCGGTGGCCGCGTCGGTGA
- a CDS encoding type I phosphoribosyltransferase has product MIRVASDHHLVRPDPTADGTTCIDVPATGAFVVVMRDDTLYCVRRMSHPPARGGSLSPSGSELAIAEIYRAFQRDMRNALRNVLPHPGGLLFHLVDARCLELAVRRRVPRGPLVSLDPLIERAVWPLRVSRGFLLGGRKQVGLVPRPGAAPICEQIASLPGDPAGQGYTLIEDDMATGGTVTDVIRLLQTAGRRVRCVIPGIRLGDSTRSGILGATVNPVLQYRATGNGRGTPTMELIDPRNFLFGLSGLVVRLPDGTWGRAPYWLPFVRTSERLGSPAESDRDFAILMLEANVRFFARVDQLMRRTVRVADLQPDVRRLLLSLEMTEPSAPVRSVLRELMTRMDGWCGLITGLEERSMGTPAGSAPL; this is encoded by the coding sequence TTGATACGCGTCGCCTCCGATCACCATCTCGTACGCCCCGACCCGACCGCCGATGGGACGACCTGCATCGATGTTCCCGCCACGGGCGCGTTCGTCGTGGTGATGCGTGACGACACCCTCTACTGCGTCCGGAGAATGAGTCACCCGCCGGCCAGGGGTGGCTCGCTGTCACCGAGTGGCTCGGAACTCGCCATCGCGGAGATCTACCGCGCCTTCCAGCGTGACATGAGAAACGCACTGCGGAACGTGCTGCCACACCCCGGTGGTCTCCTGTTCCATCTGGTCGACGCGCGCTGTCTTGAGCTGGCGGTCCGCCGCCGGGTCCCGCGCGGACCGCTGGTGAGCCTCGATCCACTCATCGAACGGGCGGTCTGGCCGTTGCGTGTGTCCCGAGGGTTCCTGCTCGGCGGCCGCAAGCAGGTCGGGCTGGTGCCACGGCCCGGTGCCGCTCCCATCTGCGAACAGATCGCTTCGCTCCCCGGCGACCCGGCCGGCCAGGGCTACACCCTCATCGAGGACGACATGGCAACCGGTGGAACCGTCACCGACGTCATCCGCCTGCTCCAGACCGCGGGAAGACGAGTCCGGTGCGTCATCCCCGGAATTCGTCTGGGCGATTCGACCCGGTCCGGCATCCTGGGCGCCACCGTCAATCCCGTGCTCCAATACCGGGCCACCGGGAACGGGCGGGGTACACCCACCATGGAACTGATCGACCCGAGGAACTTCCTGTTCGGTCTGTCAGGACTTGTGGTCCGGCTGCCGGACGGAACGTGGGGCCGCGCGCCTTATTGGCTCCCTTTCGTCAGAACCTCGGAACGACTCGGCAGCCCCGCCGAGTCCGACCGGGACTTCGCCATCCTCATGCTGGAGGCCAATGTGCGCTTCTTCGCGCGTGTCGATCAATTGATGCGCCGTACTGTCCGGGTGGCCGACCTGCAACCTGACGTGCGCCGACTGCTGTTGTCGCTGGAGATGACGGAGCCCAGCGCGCCCGTCCGTTCGGTTCTGCGGGAACTCATGACGCGGATGGACGGTTGGTGCGGCTTGATCACGGGGCTCGAGGAGCGGAGCATGGGCACGCCGGCAGGGTCGGCCCCCCTATGA
- a CDS encoding type I phosphoribosyltransferase, with the protein MEKYEREYGACFSHLLHFDSHTLKSLHAPGELPSSVRVASDEHPAVIDRMAVVTEIANLPERQEADRRNYLRALLDIYDMLPTQVRDAASVPGAVVIAPEREGRILAELLGVLTHHQGWTPQAKRMPTAGGLVVGVDRRLPARCDRLVIVDGVVASGATLMAMMHLATRPGAVVDVFTCHATAEGALALSRYAEQWGVSLTVHVGHVSGILNEKFYSVEPGDQSTLVLGDIGDTISPIASGTKGVGHDER; encoded by the coding sequence GTGGAGAAGTACGAACGGGAGTACGGTGCTTGCTTCAGTCATCTGCTGCATTTCGACTCACACACGCTGAAGTCCCTGCACGCGCCGGGCGAGTTGCCGAGCAGCGTGCGTGTGGCCTCTGACGAGCACCCTGCCGTGATCGATCGGATGGCCGTTGTGACGGAGATCGCCAACCTTCCCGAGCGGCAAGAGGCGGACCGCCGCAATTATCTCCGTGCCCTGCTCGATATCTACGACATGTTGCCCACGCAGGTGAGGGATGCCGCCTCCGTACCAGGAGCAGTCGTCATCGCACCGGAGCGCGAGGGGCGGATCCTGGCCGAACTGCTTGGCGTGCTGACCCACCACCAAGGGTGGACACCACAGGCCAAGCGCATGCCCACGGCCGGCGGTCTGGTCGTCGGAGTCGACCGCCGGCTCCCCGCTCGATGCGACCGGCTGGTGATCGTCGATGGCGTCGTGGCCAGCGGGGCGACCCTGATGGCGATGATGCATCTGGCCACCCGGCCGGGCGCTGTGGTGGACGTTTTCACCTGCCACGCGACTGCGGAGGGAGCACTCGCGCTGTCACGATACGCAGAACAGTGGGGCGTTTCGTTGACAGTCCACGTCGGCCACGTGTCGGGAATTCTCAATGAGAAGTTCTACTCGGTGGAACCGGGCGATCAGTCAACCCTGGTCCTGGGCGACATCGGCGACACCATCAGCCCGATCGCTTCGGGGACCAAGGGGGTGGGCCATGACGAGCGCTGA
- a CDS encoding amino acid adenylation domain-containing protein — protein sequence MSDSMHDADEARTVLVNDAGQYSLWPARLGLPPGWRVAYSASTRRDCLDYVAEHWTDIRPRGPLGEAGARLHQLFAEQVARTPEAPALIWQDQCISYRKLHRRSQRLTRFLSRRGIGAGAHIGVCVERSPRMIAALFAIMQAGAAYVPLDPEYPVERLQYMLEHSGAEVLLTQRSLGPLFPSYQGEIVDLDEVQAHIDTLPVEPMPFASGADTAYVIYSSGSTGRPKGVLVGHRSLVNHSFAVNRHFRFGPGDRVLQCRPISFDAAAEEIFPPLLHGAALVLGSDPLRQTFRALTQQVIDTGTTFMSVPTAFWHSWVREEDCLIRLASESSLRLVIVAGEKVTRQALLTWKKRIGERIRWCNVYGPTEATITSTVFEPGADWNSDRSSSVPIGHPIENVRCHVLDDDMTPVPTGVVGELYLGGEGVAIGYLDAPGMTAESFVADPFSAARGKRLYRTGDLARTGADGLIEFVGRRDHQVKIRGYRIELGEIEAVAGEHPAVRQCVVVLDDSTPDNPSLSLHAVVNQHAGLSDQELLGFLRRKLPWYMIPAGVRFLAEMPVTPSGKIDRGALMSREAGAETDVAYIAPRTPAETALTAIWEELLGQRKISVDADFFQLGGHSLIAAGLISRIRAQLNVSVPVRVLFEHPTIASLAVAVTRWAEEGAGDS from the coding sequence GTGAGCGATTCCATGCATGATGCGGACGAGGCAAGGACCGTTCTCGTCAACGACGCAGGGCAGTACTCGTTATGGCCGGCCCGGCTCGGCCTCCCGCCGGGCTGGCGCGTCGCATACTCGGCCTCGACCCGCCGGGATTGCCTCGACTACGTGGCGGAACATTGGACGGACATCCGTCCTCGGGGGCCCCTGGGTGAAGCCGGGGCGCGCCTCCACCAGCTGTTCGCCGAGCAGGTGGCGCGCACACCGGAAGCGCCGGCTCTGATCTGGCAGGATCAGTGCATCTCCTATCGCAAGCTGCACAGGAGATCCCAGCGGCTCACCCGGTTTCTGTCGCGACGCGGGATCGGGGCAGGGGCTCACATCGGGGTCTGTGTGGAACGGTCCCCAAGAATGATCGCCGCCCTGTTCGCCATTATGCAGGCTGGAGCCGCCTACGTCCCGCTCGACCCTGAGTATCCTGTCGAGCGATTGCAGTACATGCTCGAGCACAGCGGGGCGGAAGTCCTGCTGACGCAGAGGAGCCTCGGTCCCCTCTTCCCCTCATACCAGGGTGAGATCGTCGATCTCGACGAAGTCCAGGCACACATCGACACCTTACCCGTCGAACCGATGCCCTTCGCATCCGGAGCGGACACCGCCTACGTCATCTACAGCTCCGGTTCCACCGGAAGGCCGAAAGGCGTCCTGGTCGGGCACCGCTCGCTGGTGAATCACAGTTTCGCGGTGAACCGTCATTTCCGGTTCGGGCCGGGTGACCGGGTGCTGCAGTGCAGGCCGATCAGTTTTGACGCCGCTGCTGAGGAAATCTTCCCGCCTCTCCTGCACGGCGCCGCCCTCGTGCTCGGCAGCGACCCGCTTCGGCAGACCTTTCGCGCTCTCACCCAGCAAGTGATCGATACCGGGACGACCTTTATGAGTGTCCCCACCGCCTTCTGGCACAGCTGGGTACGGGAGGAGGACTGCTTGATCCGACTGGCATCAGAATCCTCACTCCGCCTGGTGATCGTGGCAGGGGAGAAGGTGACGCGCCAGGCTCTGCTGACCTGGAAGAAGCGGATTGGCGAGCGGATCCGCTGGTGCAACGTCTATGGGCCGACCGAGGCGACCATCACATCGACCGTCTTCGAACCGGGGGCCGACTGGAACTCGGACCGGTCCTCCTCCGTTCCCATCGGGCATCCCATCGAGAACGTGCGGTGCCATGTGCTCGACGACGATATGACTCCCGTGCCGACGGGCGTGGTGGGGGAGTTGTACCTGGGAGGGGAAGGCGTTGCCATCGGGTACCTCGACGCACCGGGAATGACGGCGGAAAGCTTTGTGGCCGATCCGTTCTCGGCAGCGCGGGGAAAACGTTTGTACCGCACCGGGGACCTGGCGCGGACGGGCGCTGACGGCCTTATCGAGTTCGTCGGCCGCCGCGATCACCAGGTGAAAATCCGCGGATACCGGATCGAGTTGGGCGAGATCGAGGCGGTGGCCGGCGAACACCCTGCCGTCCGGCAATGCGTCGTCGTGCTGGACGACAGTACCCCGGACAACCCCTCGCTAAGCCTTCATGCGGTCGTGAACCAGCACGCCGGCCTGTCCGACCAGGAGTTGCTCGGCTTTCTTCGCCGAAAACTACCGTGGTATATGATTCCCGCAGGGGTTCGCTTCCTTGCGGAAATGCCGGTGACGCCCAGTGGGAAGATCGACCGCGGCGCCCTCATGTCTCGGGAGGCCGGCGCCGAAACCGACGTCGCGTACATCGCTCCGCGTACGCCGGCCGAGACGGCGCTGACAGCCATCTGGGAAGAGCTTCTCGGTCAGCGGAAGATCAGTGTGGACGCCGACTTCTTTCAACTGGGGGGCCACTCTCTGATTGCCGCTGGTCTGATTTCCCGGATTCGCGCGCAGTTGAACGTCAGCGTTCCGGTCCGTGTGCTCTTCGAGCACCCGACCATCGCGAGTCTCGCCGTCGCGGTCACACGGTGGGCCGAGGAAGGAGCGGGTGATTCATGA
- a CDS encoding HAD family hydrolase, translated as MTGRDHEPFAVVFLDVNGTLVPSEPGVPPEAFSLRCFRGLVRRLTSLGVAVGLCSDSPLEQLWEFGVRIGLGTAPEFPVIAENGNVVAVGGAVRVITPFPALPDLRAEVTRTAVAHGLARVGDVAAPEFGGRPPFGREWAFGANRRASASVFGAPDFIRDVRQRVTEWCAENHCDISVGVGPDGSYAGIHPYARVELGKRVALAELAARDPMERTLMVGNSLADWVPGVPGVGCAFVADTAVPQYVRDAAWYVSPKSDLEGVIDVLWHVVRRQPPVRGSV; from the coding sequence ATGACAGGGCGCGACCACGAGCCGTTCGCCGTGGTGTTCCTCGACGTCAACGGCACTTTGGTGCCCTCCGAGCCAGGCGTTCCTCCGGAAGCCTTCTCCCTGCGGTGCTTCCGAGGTCTCGTGCGACGACTGACGTCGCTGGGCGTCGCCGTCGGCCTGTGCTCGGACTCGCCACTCGAACAGCTCTGGGAGTTCGGTGTGCGTATCGGCCTGGGCACGGCACCCGAGTTCCCGGTGATCGCCGAGAACGGCAACGTGGTCGCGGTCGGCGGAGCGGTGCGTGTCATCACCCCATTCCCGGCATTGCCGGACCTTCGCGCTGAAGTGACAAGAACGGCCGTCGCCCACGGGCTGGCCCGAGTCGGCGATGTGGCGGCACCCGAGTTCGGGGGCCGGCCACCGTTCGGCCGTGAGTGGGCCTTCGGGGCGAACCGCCGGGCGTCCGCCAGCGTCTTCGGCGCCCCCGATTTCATCCGCGACGTGCGGCAGCGCGTGACCGAGTGGTGTGCCGAGAACCACTGCGATATCTCGGTCGGCGTCGGTCCGGATGGCTCATATGCCGGAATTCACCCCTATGCGCGTGTGGAGCTGGGCAAACGCGTGGCGCTGGCCGAACTGGCCGCGCGCGACCCGATGGAGAGAACTCTCATGGTGGGGAATTCGCTCGCCGACTGGGTCCCCGGGGTACCTGGCGTCGGATGCGCATTCGTGGCGGACACCGCTGTGCCCCAGTACGTGCGGGACGCGGCCTGGTACGTCTCCCCGAAGAGCGACCTGGAGGGGGTCATCGACGTCCTGTGGCACGTGGTGCGACGCCAACCGCCGGTACGAGGATCAGTCTGA